TGCCGGTGCGGTCGATGGCGGGGAAGGTGGTTCCCGGCTGCAGCGGGGTGGTCTCGGTCAGCTTGTAGTTCTCGCGGGCCGAAGGCTGCACCAGCGTCAGAAGCTGCGGGACCACGTTGCCGTCACCCTGCGTGACCGCGAGGACGGAGCGGGGCCAGCTGCGGTCGCTGGTGACCACCGTGGTGAGGAGCTTGGTGGAGCGCACCGGCATCCTGGCTTCATACGTGCCCACCTGCGAGCGGATTTTGTAGTTCTGGGTCCGCACCTCAAGCTCGGTCCCGCCCACGCGGTCCGCGAGCTTGGCCGCGTCCTTGGCGCCGTCGCCGGCGTCCGTGGCGCTGGAGACCTGCTCAAGGATGCGCCGGAACTGGGCGTCCAGGAGGACGGGCGACGCCGGCGTGGCCGGAGCGGCCGCCGGTTCGGTGGTGGGAGCCGGTGCGGGCGGGGTGGCAGCGTTCGCGGCGAGGCCGGTTCCGGCCACCACGGCCGCAGTCACTGCGGCCGTGATCATGCTCCCCGACACCATGCCGAGCCGTGAGCCGGAATTCACCTCGGCTTTGGCCCGGGCGCGGCGTGCAAACAGGCTGCCCCGGCCGTCGCCTTCACCGTCGCGTTTGCGGGCGGAGAGGATGGCAAGGGCAATGCCGGCGAGGATCAGGAGTCCGCCGATAACCATCAGCGGGACGGCCCACGGGGTGGACGTGTCGTTCGGGAAGGTCATGGAGATGGACGCCGGCGCGGGCTGGGTTCCGTCCGAGGCCAGCAGCAGCGACCATTCACCGTCTGCGGGCGGCGTCCATGAGTACTCCAGTTCCCCGTTGGCGCTCTCAGTGGAAACCCACAGGTCAGAGCCGGCCGGGTTCGGGGCCGTCGCGTCTCCGGCGGCATGCTCCACCACAAGGGCGTCCTTCTTTTCCGTTATCCCGGTGACGGTGTTGTGGGCGGTCTGGCCCACCCAGGCAGCCACATCATCAGGGCGGCCCACCGCGAGGAGGAAGTTGGCCCCGCCCTGAACGTTGATCTTCACTGTTCCGCCCTGCTGGGTGCGCAGCTTCTGGTCAATGACGGTCAGCGGCGCCTCGGCGGTGCCCGAGGGTGCCGAAGCCGTGAAGGTCTCGGAGGGAGCCCAGATGGTCTTCTGGCCGATACCGGCCAGAAGTGTCAGGAGGCCGAGCAGCACGAGTGCGACTGCAGTCTTGAAACGCAAAGGAAACACCTATCATCAGCGGGGGTTTGCTTTCAATAGTAACCGTTTTGTTACCGGAAGCCCTTTTAATGACCTGCAGCCGCCGGCGGCGGGTCACAGTTTTAGGCGCGAATCACACGCTCCCGCACCTGTTAGCAAGGCTGCTGATAGTGTTTGCGATGATCATCACACCGGCCCGTGCAAGCGGTGCCACGCACGGAACAGGCTCCAAAACCCAGTGACTGACAAGACCGAAGAGTTCTCGACCGGGCATGACAATCACTCGACCGGCGGCTCTGCTCCGTCCGCGCCGGCACGGCCCCGAAGGCCTGCGGCACGGGCCGCCGCAGCAGCAGTCGGTTCCCTGGTCCGGCGACTGCGGCAGCCACTGCCGGGCGCCCAGCCGAGGCTTCGGTTTGAAATGCCTCCTGAGCTGCCTCCGGAGTTCCAACTTGCGGAGGAAGACGCTGCTGCGGCGGGCGAAGCCGCATCCCAGTTCGGCAAGCCCGGTCCGCGCCTCTCACCCCAGCATCCGCTGTACATGGGGTTCATGGGCACGGTGGGAGTAGGCCTGGCTCTTCTGGTCTATTGGATCGGCTCCAACACCACGCAGCTGCTCCTGTGGATTGTGGCCGCCCTGTTCATCGCGCTCGGCCTCGAACCTGTGGTGGGGTGGCTGGAAAGCCGGAAGATTCCCCGCCCCGCGGGCATCCTGCTCTCGGTCGCGGTCCTCATCGGAGCGGTGGCCGGTTTCTTCGCTACCCTCATCCCCACGATCGTGTCGCAGGTCACGGAAATTGTTGCCCAGGCGCCCACCTGGGTCCGGGACTTCATAGACTCGGACTTTTTCCGGAGCATTGATGACCAGTTCGGGATCCGGGACCGCATCACCGCAGAGCTGGACAAGTTCGTGAATGATCCGGCGGCCATGGGCGGAATCTTCGGCGGGGTGGTGGGCTTCGGCTCAACCCTGGCCAACGGCCTCTTCGGCACCCTGATTGTCCTGGTCCTGAGCCTTTACTTCCTGGCAGCCCTGCCGTCCATGAAGAAGTGGGGCTACCGGCTGGCGCCCCGCTCACGCCGGCCGCGGGTGGCCGCCCTTTCCGAGGAAATCACCCGTTCAGTAGGCAACTACGTAATCGGGCAAGCGTGCGTGGCCCTGCTGAATGCCACGTTCGCGTTTGTGGTGATGTCCATCGTGGGTGTCCCGTTCGCCCTCCTGCTGGCTTTTGTGGTGGCACTGTTGGCATTCATTCCGCTGGTGGGCGGGATGATTGCGGGCATCGTGGTGGTGCTGATCTCGCTGACCGAAGGCTG
The window above is part of the Pseudarthrobacter sp. IC2-21 genome. Proteins encoded here:
- a CDS encoding AI-2E family transporter, which codes for MTDKTEEFSTGHDNHSTGGSAPSAPARPRRPAARAAAAAVGSLVRRLRQPLPGAQPRLRFEMPPELPPEFQLAEEDAAAAGEAASQFGKPGPRLSPQHPLYMGFMGTVGVGLALLVYWIGSNTTQLLLWIVAALFIALGLEPVVGWLESRKIPRPAGILLSVAVLIGAVAGFFATLIPTIVSQVTEIVAQAPTWVRDFIDSDFFRSIDDQFGIRDRITAELDKFVNDPAAMGGIFGGVVGFGSTLANGLFGTLIVLVLSLYFLAALPSMKKWGYRLAPRSRRPRVAALSEEITRSVGNYVIGQACVALLNATFAFVVMSIVGVPFALLLAFVVALLAFIPLVGGMIAGIVVVLISLTEGWQTAAIFGICYFAYLQFEAYFISPRIMQKAVAVPGAVAVISVIAGGSLLGVLGALIAIPTAAAILLLVKEIYIVRQDKH